TAGAGGTCTCTACCGCATCCAAAAACAATGAAAAATTGGGCGATGCGCCCGCCATTTTTTCCATTATCACCCAAAACGATATTCAAAGCTATGGGGCAAACAATATTTTGGATTTGCTTGACCGCGTAACGAGTGTTTATTCTATGGGTTCGGCTTTGCTGCCCGACAATGTGGTTTCGATACGCGGCGATGCTACTACGCATTACAATAACCATGTGTTGGTGCTTATCAATGGCCGACCTTTTCGCGATAACATTGGTGGTGGTATCCGCATGGCCTTGTACTTGATGTACCCGTTGGCGCGTATTACTCGCATCGAAATCATTCGCGGACCAGGTTCGGTGCTATACGGAACGGGGGCTTATACGGGCGTAATTAATATTATTACTAAAGAAGCCGACAAACAAAATTCGACGGTTTCCGCATCGGTGGGCGGCTTTGGTCGTTCGCAGATTTCGGCTGTAACAGGCAAAAAGTTTGGTCATTTTGCCATTAGTGGCGGCGTTAATGCGTTACAAGAAAAAGGTTGGGATTTTACAGCTTCCGACAATGGCTATTTTGGTTCGTCTCCACGTGTTACGCGCACCATCAAAATGCTACAAGAAGGTATCGGGGCAGATTTGAATATGAAATACAAAGACCTGACAGCCAGTGCATATTATGGCAACAGTAAGCAACGCGCCATGTACTTCCCGCAATCGTGGTCGAGCTACACAAGCATTACCAAAAATGGCGATACGTCACAAGTGTACAAAGATTATAACGCCATCAACGAAGTGTTTTTTGGGGATTTGGGCTACCGCAAAGACATTACCAAAAACTGGAACTTGGCTGTAAACGGCACTTTCAACCGCACCAAACTCACCGAAGCCAGCGAAGACGCCAACGATGATATTGCCGTTTCGACTTCTACCGACTGGATTGGCGAATTTACTAACACCTTCAAACTTGGCACAAAAGGTAATTTGTTGGTTGGCGGCCTCGCCAACGGCATTAGCGGCGAACAAACTTTTCCGATTAGCCTCAAAAAAGACAAAACAACTGCCGCGCCTTATCAAGCCGTTGGATTTGGTAGTTTTAATATCTACAACGATCATTTGGGCAAAAACCCTGACGCGCCGTATATCATTGAGCCTTACGAGGAAGTTTGGTATTCGGGCTACGTGCAAGCCGACTACAAAGTATTGCCCGAACTTAAATTAGTGGCAGGTGGCCAAGTGAATAAAGTCCCCAAAATCAAAGCCGATTTTGTGCCGCGTTTGGGTGCGATTTATAATTTTTCGGACGAAATCGGGACTAAAATTTTGTATGGAGAAGCTTTTCGGGTAG
This genomic window from Flexibacter flexilis DSM 6793 contains:
- a CDS encoding TonB-dependent receptor plug domain-containing protein produces the protein MKKILLFVFISMMSVSALAQIVPTAEDTMRYENLLMLSLEELMNIEVSTASKNNEKLGDAPAIFSIITQNDIQSYGANNILDLLDRVTSVYSMGSALLPDNVVSIRGDATTHYNNHVLVLINGRPFRDNIGGGIRMALYLMYPLARITRIEIIRGPGSVLYGTGAYTGVINIITKEADKQNSTVSASVGGFGRSQISAVTGKKFGHFAISGGVNALQEKGWDFTASDNGYFGSSPRVTRTIKMLQEGIGADLNMKYKDLTASAYYGNSKQRAMYFPQSWSSYTSITKNGDTSQVYKDYNAINEVFFGDLGYRKDITKNWNLAVNGTFNRTKLTEASEDANDDIAVSTSTDWIGEFTNTFKLGTKGNLLVGGLANGISGEQTFPISLKKDKTTAAPYQAVGFGSFNIYNDHLGKNPDAPYIIEPYEEVWYSGYVQADYKVLPELKLVAGGQVNKVPKIKADFVPRLGAIYNFSDEIGTKILYGEAFRVGSSSERFIKVDFVFGDKNLKPEKIRTTEIMLFFKDKNNKFNSSLTYFHSDQNNLINRSAQAAIDAHLPTSELIINTGKRISQGLEFDFVYNLNRYFNMQGSFTAMSSLDKVNAKTAAHTDTIYEVSDYQATPQSMAKAGITYNGNGIMVGIFDSFFQGTLRTNQYGTALMPRLNPAIQSFHWLSAQVQLDLYRILNGKALEGLQLGVYGKNLLNEKVMMADPQFGINSMPARGGRQIMFSISYTFDRMGQ